One Pseudonocardia abyssalis DNA segment encodes these proteins:
- a CDS encoding bifunctional 3,4-dihydroxy-2-butanone-4-phosphate synthase/GTP cyclohydrolase II: protein MEAIEQALSDLKAGKAVVVVDDEDRENEGDLIFAAEMATPELVAFMVRYTSGYICVALTETECDRLDLPPMHHTNSDSFRTAFTVTVDARLGITTGISSADRAHTIRLLADPAAGANDLVRPGHVLPLRAREGGVLRRPGHTEAAVDLSRLAGLAPAGALCEIVSQKNEGEMARGEELRIFADEHDLTLITIADLISHRRRFEKHVVRVAQARIPTAHGDFTAFGYDSVLDGIEHIAMVRGDVGTEQDTGEDVLVRVHSECLTGDVMGSLRCDCGPQLDAALEAVAAEGRGVVLYMRGHEGRGIGLLHKLQAYQLQEAGADTVDANLALGLPADARDYGMGAQILADLGVRSMRLLTNNPDKRAGLEGYGLTVNGRVALPVRAVPENLAYLRTKRDRMGHDLPDLEGPDAAGVPS from the coding sequence ATGGAGGCCATCGAGCAGGCCCTCTCCGACCTCAAGGCCGGCAAGGCCGTGGTCGTGGTCGACGACGAGGACCGCGAGAACGAGGGCGACCTCATCTTCGCCGCCGAGATGGCGACGCCGGAGCTGGTGGCGTTCATGGTCCGCTACACCTCGGGCTACATCTGCGTGGCGCTCACCGAGACCGAGTGCGACCGCCTCGACCTCCCACCGATGCACCACACCAACTCCGACAGCTTCCGCACCGCGTTCACGGTGACGGTCGACGCGCGGCTGGGCATCACGACCGGCATCTCGTCGGCGGACCGCGCGCACACCATCCGGCTCCTCGCCGATCCGGCCGCGGGCGCCAACGACCTGGTACGTCCCGGGCATGTGCTGCCGCTGCGGGCCCGCGAGGGCGGCGTGCTGCGCCGCCCCGGTCACACCGAAGCCGCCGTCGACCTCTCGCGCCTCGCCGGGCTCGCCCCCGCCGGCGCGCTGTGCGAGATCGTGTCGCAGAAGAACGAGGGCGAGATGGCCCGCGGCGAGGAGCTGCGGATCTTCGCCGACGAGCACGACCTCACGCTCATCACGATCGCCGACCTCATCTCGCACCGCCGGCGCTTCGAGAAGCACGTCGTGCGCGTCGCGCAGGCCCGGATCCCCACCGCCCACGGCGACTTCACCGCGTTCGGCTACGACTCGGTCCTCGACGGCATCGAGCACATCGCGATGGTCCGCGGTGACGTCGGCACCGAGCAGGACACCGGCGAGGACGTGCTGGTGCGTGTGCACTCCGAGTGCCTCACCGGCGACGTGATGGGCTCGCTGCGCTGCGACTGCGGCCCCCAGCTCGACGCCGCCCTGGAGGCCGTGGCCGCCGAGGGACGCGGTGTCGTGCTCTACATGCGCGGGCACGAGGGCCGCGGCATCGGCCTGCTGCACAAGCTGCAGGCCTACCAGCTGCAGGAGGCCGGGGCCGACACCGTCGACGCCAACCTGGCCCTCGGCCTGCCCGCGGACGCCCGCGACTACGGCATGGGCGCGCAGATCCTCGCCGACCTCGGCGTGCGCTCGATGCGTCTGCTCACCAACAACCCGGACAAGCGCGCGGGGCTGGAGGGCTACGGCCTGACGGTCAACGGCCGCGTCGCACTGCCGGTGCGGGCCGTCCCCGAGAACCTCGCCTACCTGCGGACCAAGCGCGACCGCATGGGCCACGACCTGCCCGACCTGGAGGGTCCGGACGCTGCCGGGGTCCCGTCGTGA
- the rpe gene encoding ribulose-phosphate 3-epimerase, whose protein sequence is MIAPSMLSADFARLADEAAAVAGSAGVGADWLHIDVMDAHFVPNLTLGLPVVESLLRATGIPLDCHLMIEDPDRWAPGYAEAGAHNVTVHAEAAADPVMLAKNLRAAGARAGLSIKPDTPLEPWVEVLRHYDTLLVMSVEPGFGGQSFLPQVLDKVRTARRLVDTGHLTLIVEIDGGINTDTVEAAAEAGVDCFVAGSAIYGADDPARAVAALRDQVRSASPHRTWTA, encoded by the coding sequence ATGATTGCCCCGAGCATGCTGTCGGCCGACTTCGCCCGCCTCGCCGACGAGGCCGCCGCCGTCGCGGGATCGGCGGGGGTGGGGGCCGACTGGCTGCACATCGACGTCATGGACGCCCACTTCGTGCCGAATCTCACACTGGGCCTCCCGGTGGTCGAGTCGTTGCTCCGGGCGACCGGGATCCCGCTCGACTGCCACCTCATGATCGAGGACCCGGACCGCTGGGCGCCGGGCTACGCGGAGGCGGGCGCGCACAACGTCACCGTCCACGCCGAGGCCGCGGCCGACCCCGTCATGCTGGCGAAGAACCTGCGCGCGGCGGGGGCGAGGGCCGGCCTGTCGATCAAGCCGGACACCCCGCTGGAGCCGTGGGTCGAGGTGCTGCGCCACTACGACACGCTGCTGGTGATGAGCGTGGAACCCGGGTTCGGCGGCCAGAGCTTCCTGCCGCAGGTGCTCGACAAGGTGCGCACCGCGCGGCGCCTCGTCGACACCGGCCACCTGACGCTGATCGTCGAGATCGACGGCGGCATCAACACCGACACCGTCGAGGCCGCCGCGGAGGCGGGCGTCGACTGCTTCGTGGCCGGGTCGGCGATCTACGGGGCCGACGACCCGGCCCGCGCCGTCGCCGCACTACGCGACCAGGTGCGGTCCGCGTCACCGCACCGGACCTGGACCGCCTGA
- a CDS encoding primosomal protein N': MTSTRPAPARGQWIGAEILPVARVAVDVPLAHLDRPFDYRVPSHLDADAQPGVRVRVRFAGRVLDGYLLERVAASDHGGRLGWIDKVVSPEPALSAEVAVLCRTVADRYAGVFADVVRLAVPPRHARVEKEVRDPAPDPAASVADPAGWSRYRHGTALLDALGGSRAAHAVWQALPGESWTARLAEAAAATAAAGRGALLVVPDQRDVDALHAALAERVGAGAVVALTAELGPAERYRRWLAVRRGQVRVVVGTRAAAFAPIARPGLLVVWDDGDDLHADPRAPYPHVRDVLMVRAHSAGAALVVAGFARTAEAQLLVESGWAREVVAPREVVRAAMPRIEALGEGDGALLARDPDARAARLPHVAFEAARAALAGGRPVLVQVPRSGYVPWLSCGQCRETARCRHCAGPLGLRRGADPDAAASPALPHCRWCGRPDPAFRCPACGSRRLRAGVVGAGRTAEELGRAFPGVTVRASGGGAAVLASVPSGPSLVVATPGAEPPADGGYGAALLLDGWAMLSRPDLRVAEETLRRWLAAAALVVPHTDGGRVVSTADASLPGVQALVRWDPAHHAAAELAARTEVGFPPAVRMAAVEGVAAAVAEVVEEVRAVLEVEELGPVGIEPPASDGIERERTLLRVPRARGRELAAALHGAQAARTARKAPDPVRVRLDPVAIE, encoded by the coding sequence ATGACCTCGACCCGTCCCGCCCCGGCACGCGGGCAGTGGATCGGGGCCGAGATCCTGCCGGTCGCGCGCGTGGCGGTCGACGTCCCGCTCGCGCACCTGGACCGCCCGTTCGACTACCGCGTGCCCTCCCACCTCGACGCCGACGCCCAGCCCGGCGTCCGGGTGCGGGTGCGCTTCGCCGGGCGCGTGCTCGACGGCTACCTGCTCGAGCGGGTGGCGGCCTCCGACCACGGCGGCCGGCTGGGGTGGATCGACAAGGTGGTGTCGCCGGAGCCCGCACTGTCCGCCGAGGTCGCCGTGCTGTGCCGCACCGTCGCCGACCGCTACGCGGGGGTGTTCGCCGACGTCGTGCGGCTCGCGGTGCCGCCGCGGCACGCGCGCGTGGAGAAGGAGGTGCGCGACCCCGCCCCGGACCCTGCGGCGTCGGTCGCCGACCCGGCGGGGTGGTCGCGTTACCGCCACGGCACGGCCCTGCTCGACGCACTGGGCGGCAGCCGCGCCGCACACGCGGTGTGGCAGGCGCTGCCGGGGGAGTCGTGGACCGCGCGGCTCGCGGAGGCGGCGGCGGCCACCGCGGCGGCCGGGCGCGGGGCCCTGCTGGTCGTCCCCGACCAGCGCGACGTCGACGCGCTGCACGCGGCGCTGGCCGAGCGGGTCGGCGCGGGTGCGGTCGTCGCGCTCACCGCGGAGCTCGGCCCCGCCGAGCGCTACCGTCGCTGGCTCGCGGTGCGCCGGGGGCAGGTGCGGGTCGTCGTCGGCACCCGGGCGGCCGCGTTCGCCCCGATCGCCCGGCCGGGCCTGCTCGTCGTGTGGGACGACGGCGACGACCTGCACGCCGACCCCCGTGCCCCCTACCCGCACGTCCGCGACGTGCTGATGGTGCGGGCCCACTCGGCCGGGGCGGCGCTGGTCGTCGCCGGGTTCGCGCGCACGGCCGAGGCGCAGCTGCTCGTGGAGTCGGGCTGGGCGCGGGAGGTGGTGGCCCCCCGGGAGGTCGTGCGGGCGGCGATGCCCCGGATCGAGGCGCTCGGAGAGGGTGACGGGGCGCTGCTCGCCCGCGACCCCGACGCCCGCGCCGCCCGGTTGCCGCACGTCGCGTTCGAGGCCGCGCGGGCCGCACTCGCCGGCGGGCGGCCGGTGCTCGTGCAGGTCCCGCGTTCGGGGTACGTGCCGTGGCTGTCGTGCGGCCAATGCCGCGAGACCGCGCGGTGCCGGCACTGCGCAGGACCGCTCGGCCTGCGCCGCGGGGCCGATCCCGACGCCGCTGCGTCGCCCGCCCTGCCGCACTGCCGCTGGTGCGGCCGCCCGGACCCGGCGTTCCGCTGTCCGGCGTGCGGGTCGCGACGGCTGCGCGCGGGCGTCGTCGGGGCCGGGCGCACCGCCGAGGAACTGGGCCGGGCGTTCCCCGGGGTCACCGTGCGCGCGTCCGGCGGCGGGGCCGCCGTCCTGGCGTCGGTGCCGTCCGGGCCGTCGCTCGTCGTCGCCACGCCGGGGGCCGAGCCCCCCGCCGACGGCGGCTACGGCGCCGCCCTGCTCCTCGACGGCTGGGCGATGCTCTCGCGCCCCGACCTGCGGGTCGCCGAGGAGACGCTGCGCCGCTGGCTGGCGGCGGCCGCGCTGGTCGTCCCGCACACCGACGGCGGGCGGGTCGTCAGCACCGCCGACGCGTCGCTGCCGGGTGTGCAGGCCCTGGTGCGCTGGGACCCGGCCCACCACGCGGCCGCCGAGCTCGCCGCGCGCACCGAGGTGGGGTTCCCGCCCGCGGTGCGGATGGCCGCTGTCGAAGGCGTCGCCGCGGCGGTGGCGGAGGTCGTCGAGGAGGTGCGGGCGGTGCTGGAGGTCGAGGAGCTGGGGCCCGTCGGGATCGAGCCACCCGCATCCGACGGGATCGAGCGGGAGCGCACCCTGCTCCGGGTGCCGCGCGCCCGGGGCCGCGAGCTCGCCGCCGCCCTGCACGGCGCCCAGGCCGCGCGCACCGCCCGCAAGGCCCCCGACCCCGTCCGCGTGCGGCTGGATCCCGTCGCGATCGAGTGA
- the eat gene encoding ethanolamine permease, with the protein MSTPPTTPSSTTTSTGAADDYLAKRQLRKGAAGWVLLAGLGVSYVISGDYSGWNFGLGQGGFGGLLIAGVLIAAMYTAMVLGMAELSSALPTAGGGYTFARRALGPWGGFATGTAILIEYAIAPAAIATFIGAYVESLGLFGITDGWWVYLAAYVLFVGVHLMGVGEALKVMFVITAIAVVGLVIFAVAAVPLFDAANLTDITPTDAAGASPFLPYGYLGIWAAVPFAIWFFLAIEGVPLGAEEARDPAKDVPRGIIAAMAVLLVTGAAVLVLATGAIGASALSESGNPLVEALGTGTMATVVNYIGLAGLVASFFSIIYAYSRQTFALSRAGYLPRVLSLTNGRKAPTLALVVPGVIGFLLSLTGQGAVLLNMAVFGAALSYVLMMVSHIVLRRREPDMPRPYRTPGGVATTGFALVVAVISVIATFLVDSVAALCALGAFALFMAYFALYSRHHLVARAPDEEFAALAAAEDELR; encoded by the coding sequence GTGAGCACCCCACCGACCACCCCCTCCTCCACCACCACGAGCACCGGCGCCGCCGACGACTACCTCGCGAAACGGCAGCTGAGGAAGGGCGCGGCGGGCTGGGTGCTGCTCGCCGGGCTCGGCGTCAGCTACGTCATCTCCGGCGACTACTCGGGCTGGAACTTCGGCCTCGGCCAGGGCGGCTTCGGCGGCCTGCTGATCGCGGGCGTGCTGATCGCGGCGATGTACACCGCGATGGTGCTGGGCATGGCCGAGCTGTCCTCCGCGCTGCCGACGGCCGGCGGCGGCTACACGTTCGCCCGCCGCGCGCTCGGGCCGTGGGGCGGGTTCGCCACCGGCACCGCGATCCTCATCGAGTACGCGATCGCCCCGGCCGCGATCGCCACGTTCATCGGCGCCTACGTCGAGTCGCTGGGCCTGTTCGGCATCACCGACGGCTGGTGGGTCTACCTGGCCGCCTACGTGCTGTTCGTCGGTGTGCACCTGATGGGCGTCGGCGAGGCGCTGAAGGTGATGTTCGTGATCACCGCGATCGCCGTGGTCGGCCTGGTGATCTTCGCGGTCGCCGCCGTCCCGCTGTTCGACGCGGCCAACCTCACCGACATCACCCCGACCGACGCCGCGGGCGCCTCGCCGTTCCTGCCCTACGGCTATCTCGGGATCTGGGCCGCCGTGCCGTTCGCGATCTGGTTCTTCCTGGCCATCGAGGGCGTGCCACTGGGTGCCGAGGAGGCCCGCGACCCGGCGAAGGACGTGCCGCGCGGGATCATCGCCGCGATGGCCGTGCTGCTCGTGACGGGTGCGGCGGTGCTGGTGCTGGCCACCGGCGCGATCGGGGCGTCGGCGCTGTCGGAGTCGGGCAACCCGCTCGTCGAGGCGCTGGGCACCGGCACGATGGCCACGGTCGTCAACTACATCGGCCTGGCCGGGCTCGTCGCGAGCTTCTTCTCGATCATCTACGCGTACTCGCGCCAGACGTTCGCGCTCTCGCGCGCCGGCTACCTGCCCCGGGTGCTGTCGCTGACCAACGGCCGCAAGGCCCCGACCCTGGCCCTGGTCGTGCCCGGTGTCATCGGCTTCCTGCTCTCGCTGACCGGCCAGGGCGCGGTGCTGCTCAACATGGCGGTGTTCGGGGCGGCGCTGAGCTACGTGCTGATGATGGTCAGCCACATCGTGCTGCGCCGCCGCGAGCCGGACATGCCGCGGCCGTACCGCACGCCGGGCGGCGTCGCCACCACCGGGTTCGCGCTGGTCGTCGCCGTGATCTCGGTGATCGCCACGTTCCTCGTCGACAGCGTCGCGGCCCTGTGCGCCCTCGGGGCGTTCGCCCTGTTCATGGCCTACTTCGCCCTCTACAGCCGCCACCACCTCGTCGCGCGCGCCCCCGACGAGGAGTTCGCGGCGCTGGCCGCGGCGGAGGACGAGCTGCGGTGA
- a CDS encoding RsmB/NOP family class I SAM-dependent RNA methyltransferase encodes MTPKDRAPGAGSRAGGDRRTGVRRGSGPPRGRQGPARPPEPDLPRRAALELLTSVRVRDSYANLALPAILRRHKLHDRDAGLATELGYGTLRAQGLLDAVIAHCTDRPLVKVESALLDALRLGAYQLLRMRVPAHAAVHATVELVRADAGSRSAGFVNAVLRRVGEYDEAAWVARLAPDATEDPLGHAAFAHAHPRWIAQAFADALGDLDEVDAALAADDARPVVHLLARPGEITAEELALATGGAEGPYSPYAVHLDAGSGAIGDLDAVSQGLAVVQDEGSQLVALALTRAATVGDDTGRWLDLCAGPGGKAVLLGGLAQMDGVTVDAVESGEQRAELVRRAVDGLPVTVHHADGREAPLPDGGFDRVLVDAPCTGLGALRRRPEARWRRTPEDVPGLAKLQRELLTAALRHVRPGGVVAYVTCSPHLSETVGVVTGVARRAKAELLDARELLPGVGDLGDGPTAQLWPHRHGTDAMFLAVLRRPLDPRAPGAP; translated from the coding sequence ATGACGCCCAAGGACCGCGCGCCGGGCGCCGGGAGCCGGGCCGGGGGCGACCGCCGTACCGGCGTGCGCCGCGGATCCGGCCCGCCGCGCGGGCGCCAGGGCCCCGCGCGCCCACCCGAGCCCGACCTGCCGCGCCGTGCCGCGCTGGAGCTGCTGACGTCGGTGCGGGTGCGCGACTCCTACGCCAACCTCGCGCTGCCCGCGATCCTGCGCCGCCACAAGCTGCACGACCGCGACGCGGGCCTGGCCACCGAGCTGGGCTACGGCACCCTGCGCGCCCAGGGCCTGCTCGACGCCGTCATCGCGCACTGCACCGACCGCCCGCTGGTCAAGGTGGAGTCCGCGCTGCTCGACGCCCTGCGCCTGGGCGCCTACCAGTTGCTGCGGATGCGGGTGCCCGCGCACGCGGCGGTCCACGCCACCGTCGAGCTGGTCCGCGCCGACGCGGGGTCGCGCTCCGCGGGCTTCGTCAACGCGGTGCTGCGCCGCGTCGGCGAGTACGACGAGGCCGCCTGGGTCGCCCGGCTCGCGCCCGACGCCACCGAGGACCCGCTGGGGCACGCCGCGTTCGCCCACGCCCACCCGCGCTGGATCGCGCAGGCCTTCGCCGACGCACTCGGCGACCTCGACGAGGTCGACGCGGCGCTGGCCGCCGACGACGCGCGCCCGGTGGTGCACCTGCTCGCCCGCCCCGGCGAGATCACCGCCGAGGAGCTGGCCCTGGCCACCGGCGGCGCCGAAGGCCCGTACTCGCCCTACGCCGTGCACCTCGACGCCGGCTCCGGCGCGATCGGCGACCTCGACGCGGTCTCCCAGGGCCTCGCGGTCGTGCAGGACGAGGGCAGCCAGCTCGTGGCGCTCGCCCTCACCCGCGCCGCCACGGTCGGCGACGACACCGGCCGCTGGCTCGACCTGTGCGCCGGGCCCGGCGGCAAGGCCGTGCTGCTCGGCGGGCTCGCGCAGATGGACGGCGTCACCGTCGACGCCGTCGAGTCGGGGGAGCAGCGGGCCGAGCTGGTCCGCAGGGCCGTCGACGGGCTGCCGGTCACCGTCCACCACGCCGACGGCCGCGAGGCCCCGCTGCCCGACGGCGGGTTCGACCGCGTGCTGGTCGACGCCCCGTGCACCGGGCTCGGCGCCCTGCGCCGCCGCCCCGAGGCCCGCTGGCGCCGCACCCCCGAGGACGTCCCGGGCCTCGCGAAGCTGCAGCGCGAGCTGCTCACCGCCGCGCTGCGCCACGTCCGGCCCGGGGGAGTGGTCGCCTACGTGACCTGCTCGCCGCACCTGTCGGAGACCGTCGGCGTCGTCACCGGGGTGGCGCGGCGGGCGAAGGCGGAGCTGCTCGACGCCCGCGAGCTCCTGCCCGGCGTCGGCGACCTCGGCGACGGCCCCACCGCCCAGCTCTGGCCCCACCGCCACGGCACCGACGCGATGTTCCTGGCCGTCCTGCGCCGCCCGCTCGACCCCCGGGCGCCGGGAGCCCCGTAA
- a CDS encoding ethanolamine ammonia-lyase subunit EutB — MTTRQITLGGHGHRFADLKALLAAATPERSGDALAGVAAGSEQERVAAQTLLADLPLATFLEELVVPYEDDEVTRLIVDSHDAAAFAPVSSMTVGGFRDHLLDPATDTTALAPGLTPEMVAAVSKLMRLQDLIAVARRTPVVTAFRSTLGSPGTMATRLQPNHPTDDPVGVTATIIDGLLMGSGDAVIGINPATDSPQRTIDLLRLIDDVRLRYDIPTQSCVLAHVTTSIEIMERGAPVDLVFQSIAGTQAANSGFGVTLDLLREAHQGALALGRGTVGTHCMYFETGQGSALSADAHHGVDQQTLEVRAYAVAREFDPLLVNTVVGFIGPEYLYDGKQIARAGLEDHFCGKLLGVPMGVDVCYTNHAEADADDTDALLTLLGVAGCSFVICVPGGDDVMLHYQSLSFHDALYARQVLGLAPAPEFAAWLERMELLDDAGRIREIGSPAVRALTAGLA; from the coding sequence GTGACCACCCGGCAGATCACGCTCGGCGGCCACGGCCACCGGTTCGCCGACCTCAAGGCGCTCCTCGCCGCGGCGACCCCGGAGCGGTCCGGGGACGCGCTCGCCGGGGTCGCGGCCGGGAGCGAGCAGGAGCGGGTCGCCGCCCAGACGCTGCTCGCCGACCTGCCGCTCGCCACGTTCCTCGAGGAGCTCGTCGTCCCGTACGAGGACGACGAAGTGACGCGGCTGATCGTCGACAGCCACGACGCCGCGGCGTTCGCGCCGGTGTCGTCGATGACGGTCGGCGGGTTCCGCGACCACCTGCTCGACCCGGCCACCGACACGACCGCGCTCGCGCCGGGGCTCACCCCGGAGATGGTCGCCGCGGTGTCCAAGCTCATGCGGCTGCAGGACCTCATCGCGGTGGCCCGGCGCACGCCCGTCGTCACCGCGTTCCGGTCGACGCTCGGCTCGCCCGGCACGATGGCGACCCGGCTGCAGCCCAACCACCCCACCGACGACCCGGTCGGCGTCACCGCGACGATCATCGACGGTCTGCTCATGGGCAGCGGCGATGCCGTCATCGGCATCAACCCGGCCACCGACAGCCCGCAGCGCACGATCGACCTGCTCCGTCTCATCGACGACGTGCGGCTGCGCTACGACATCCCCACGCAGAGCTGCGTGCTCGCCCACGTCACGACGTCGATCGAGATCATGGAGCGCGGGGCGCCGGTCGACCTGGTGTTCCAGTCGATCGCCGGCACGCAGGCGGCCAACTCCGGCTTCGGGGTCACGCTCGACCTGCTCCGCGAGGCCCACCAGGGCGCACTCGCACTCGGGCGAGGCACCGTCGGCACGCACTGCATGTACTTCGAGACCGGGCAGGGCAGCGCGCTGTCGGCCGACGCGCACCACGGCGTCGACCAGCAGACGTTGGAGGTCCGGGCGTACGCGGTGGCGCGCGAGTTCGACCCGCTGCTCGTCAACACCGTCGTCGGCTTCATCGGGCCGGAGTACCTCTACGACGGCAAACAGATCGCGCGCGCCGGGCTGGAGGACCACTTCTGCGGCAAGCTCCTCGGCGTCCCGATGGGCGTCGACGTCTGCTACACCAACCACGCCGAGGCCGACGCCGACGACACCGACGCCCTGCTCACGCTGCTCGGCGTGGCCGGCTGCTCGTTCGTGATCTGCGTGCCGGGCGGCGACGACGTGATGCTGCACTACCAGTCGCTGTCCTTCCACGACGCGCTCTACGCGCGTCAGGTGCTCGGGCTCGCCCCGGCCCCGGAGTTCGCGGCGTGGCTGGAGCGGATGGAGCTGCTCGACGATGCCGGGCGGATCCGGGAGATCGGCTCCCCCGCGGTGCGCGCGCTGACGGCGGGGCTGGCATGA
- the fmt gene encoding methionyl-tRNA formyltransferase — protein MRLVFAGTPAPAVPALRALLGSDHEVVAVVTRPDAPAGRGRKVTRSAVGQVADEAGIPVLTPARPSEPEFLDAVAALEPDCCPVVAYGALVPRAALDIPRHGWVNLHFSLLPSWRGAAPVQSSIRHGDDITGASTFLLEEGLDTGPVFGVVTEAVRPTDTAGDLLGRLAESGAVLLVATMDGIADGSLVPRVQPVDGVTHAPKVLTADARVDWTHTADVVDRTVRSVTPDPGAWTTFRDERLGLGPVRPVEHDVVLKPGELAPEKKRVLVGTATGVLELGEVRPVGKRAMPAADWARGVRIEAGELLT, from the coding sequence ATGAGGCTCGTCTTCGCCGGCACCCCGGCCCCCGCCGTCCCCGCCCTGCGCGCCCTGCTCGGCTCCGACCACGAGGTCGTCGCCGTCGTCACCCGCCCCGACGCCCCCGCCGGCCGCGGCCGCAAGGTCACCCGCTCGGCCGTCGGTCAGGTCGCCGACGAGGCCGGCATCCCGGTGCTGACGCCCGCGCGCCCGTCGGAGCCGGAGTTCCTCGACGCCGTGGCTGCGCTCGAGCCCGACTGCTGCCCGGTCGTCGCCTACGGGGCGCTCGTGCCCCGGGCCGCCCTGGACATCCCCCGCCACGGCTGGGTCAACCTGCACTTCTCGCTGCTGCCGTCCTGGCGCGGCGCCGCCCCCGTGCAGTCCTCCATCCGGCACGGTGACGACATCACCGGCGCGAGCACGTTCCTGTTGGAGGAGGGCCTCGACACCGGGCCCGTGTTCGGTGTCGTCACCGAGGCGGTCCGGCCCACCGACACCGCGGGCGACCTCCTGGGCCGGCTCGCCGAATCCGGCGCGGTCCTGCTCGTCGCCACGATGGACGGCATCGCCGACGGCTCCCTCGTGCCGCGCGTCCAGCCGGTCGACGGCGTCACGCACGCGCCCAAGGTGCTCACCGCCGACGCCCGCGTCGACTGGACGCACACGGCCGACGTCGTCGACCGCACGGTCCGGTCGGTCACCCCCGATCCGGGCGCGTGGACCACGTTCCGCGACGAGCGCCTCGGGCTGGGCCCGGTGCGGCCCGTCGAGCACGACGTCGTGCTGAAACCGGGCGAGCTGGCGCCGGAGAAGAAGCGGGTGCTGGTGGGCACGGCCACCGGGGTGCTGGAGCTGGGCGAGGTGCGCCCGGTCGGGAAACGCGCGATGCCCGCCGCCGACTGGGCGCGCGGGGTCCGCATCGAGGCCGGGGAGCTGCTGACATGA
- the def gene encoding peptide deformylase, producing the protein MPVQPVRLFGDPVLRTPAAPVTTFDAELRKLVTDLTDTMHDEGGAGLAAPQVGVSLRVFTYDCDTFAGHLVNPTFEVVGDEEQIGPEGCLSIPGLGWDCRRHLHVVARGFDVHGEPLEIEGSELLARCIQHETDHLDGVLFVDRLDAETRKLAMAEIRAAEWFGDPVPVVRESPHPLFGRVR; encoded by the coding sequence GTGCCCGTCCAGCCCGTCCGCCTCTTCGGTGACCCCGTGCTGCGCACGCCCGCCGCGCCCGTCACCACGTTCGACGCGGAGCTGCGCAAGCTGGTCACCGACCTCACCGACACGATGCACGACGAGGGCGGTGCCGGGCTGGCCGCGCCGCAGGTCGGTGTGAGCCTGCGGGTGTTCACCTACGACTGCGACACCTTCGCCGGGCACCTGGTGAACCCCACGTTCGAGGTCGTCGGCGACGAGGAGCAGATCGGGCCCGAGGGCTGCCTGTCGATCCCCGGCCTGGGCTGGGACTGCCGCCGCCACCTGCACGTCGTCGCCCGCGGGTTCGACGTGCACGGCGAGCCGCTGGAGATCGAGGGCAGCGAACTGCTCGCCCGCTGCATCCAGCACGAGACCGACCACCTCGACGGCGTGCTGTTCGTCGACCGCCTCGACGCCGAGACCCGCAAGCTGGCGATGGCCGAGATCCGGGCGGCCGAGTGGTTCGGCGACCCCGTGCCGGTCGTCCGGGAGAGCCCGCATCCGCTGTTCGGCAGGGTCCGATGA
- a CDS encoding riboflavin synthase, whose translation MFTGIVEEMGEVVAVRESAEVVVFTVRGPLVTGDAGHGDSIAVNGVCLTVIDPQGSTDGTFSVELVPETLKRSSLAAVTAGTPVNLERAVPVSGRLGGHIVQGHVDGVATLISRTPAERSDELRFSLAADLARYVVEKGSITVDGVSLTVASVGPDTFTVALIPTTLAHTTLGIRRAGDTVNIEVDVLAKYVERLVGGYGAGAAR comes from the coding sequence ATGTTCACCGGCATCGTCGAGGAGATGGGCGAGGTTGTCGCCGTGCGCGAGAGCGCCGAGGTGGTGGTGTTCACCGTGCGCGGACCGCTGGTCACCGGCGACGCCGGGCACGGCGACTCGATCGCCGTCAACGGCGTCTGTCTCACGGTGATCGACCCGCAGGGCAGCACCGACGGCACGTTCAGCGTGGAGCTGGTGCCCGAGACCCTGAAGCGGTCGAGCCTCGCGGCCGTGACCGCGGGCACGCCGGTCAACCTGGAGCGTGCCGTCCCGGTGTCCGGTCGCCTCGGCGGGCACATCGTGCAGGGCCACGTCGACGGCGTCGCCACGCTGATCTCGCGCACCCCGGCCGAGCGCAGCGACGAGCTGAGGTTCAGCCTCGCCGCCGACCTCGCGCGGTACGTCGTCGAGAAGGGCTCGATCACCGTCGACGGGGTGTCGCTGACGGTCGCGTCCGTCGGACCCGACACGTTCACGGTGGCGCTGATCCCGACGACCCTGGCACACACCACACTCGGGATCAGGCGCGCGGGGGATACCGTCAACATCGAGGTGGACGTCCTCGCGAAGTACGTGGAACGGCTGGTCGGCGGATACGGCGCCGGGGCAGCCCGATGA